In Acetobacteroides hydrogenigenes, a single window of DNA contains:
- the pyk gene encoding pyruvate kinase, whose product MLKKTKIVATISDRRCDIEFIRQLYEAGMDVVRLNTAHQTPEDSTRVIENVRAVSEKIAILVDTKGPEVRTCKMKDEENIVVKHGDKLKFKGDSNGLSFGDTVYVSYNDFVKDIPVGSSILVDDGELAFLVIDKNDEYLFCESQDNGTLKGKKSVNVPGVQVKLPALSDKDIDFIHWAIDNDIDFIAHSFVRNKHDLMAIQRILDEKNSNVKIISKIENQEGVENIEEILNYSYGIMVARGDLGVELPAEQIPVVQRKLIRAAMQMRKPVIIATQMLHTMIDNPRPTRAEVSDIANAIYQRTDAIMLSGETAYGKYPIDAVKTMSRVAVEIEKHLNPEEEISYIRVNNEITAQLARSAVKASLSLPIKAVIIDTNTGRTGRYMAAFRGKLPVFAKCYKKRVVRELALSYGVYSEYFSPRESRDEFIRDAVKIVSDKGKFNPEDLIIVVGGSFGKNSGASFMEISNVKNMTGGE is encoded by the coding sequence ATGCTAAAGAAAACGAAAATTGTAGCAACCATTTCAGACAGACGGTGTGATATTGAATTTATTCGTCAACTCTACGAAGCTGGAATGGATGTTGTTCGTTTAAATACTGCTCATCAAACTCCGGAAGATTCTACACGAGTAATTGAAAATGTTAGGGCTGTATCCGAAAAAATCGCCATCCTTGTTGACACCAAAGGGCCTGAGGTGCGCACATGCAAGATGAAGGATGAGGAGAATATCGTTGTAAAGCATGGAGATAAGCTTAAGTTTAAGGGGGATAGTAACGGATTATCATTTGGGGATACCGTATACGTTTCGTATAACGATTTTGTGAAGGACATTCCTGTTGGCTCATCCATCCTTGTTGATGATGGAGAACTGGCCTTCTTGGTAATCGATAAAAACGATGAATACCTTTTCTGCGAATCGCAGGATAATGGAACTTTAAAGGGAAAGAAGAGCGTTAATGTGCCAGGAGTACAGGTAAAATTGCCAGCTCTTAGCGATAAAGATATTGATTTTATACATTGGGCTATCGATAACGACATCGATTTTATTGCTCACTCTTTTGTTCGTAACAAGCACGATCTGATGGCTATTCAAAGAATTCTTGACGAGAAGAATAGCAACGTTAAGATCATATCAAAGATCGAGAATCAGGAAGGGGTTGAGAATATTGAAGAGATTCTTAACTATTCTTATGGGATTATGGTTGCTCGTGGCGATTTAGGGGTAGAACTTCCTGCTGAGCAGATTCCGGTGGTTCAGCGTAAGCTGATTCGTGCAGCAATGCAGATGCGCAAGCCGGTTATCATTGCAACGCAGATGCTCCACACTATGATTGATAATCCACGTCCAACGCGTGCAGAGGTGAGCGATATTGCCAATGCAATATATCAGCGTACAGATGCTATCATGCTTAGCGGTGAAACTGCATATGGAAAATATCCGATTGATGCAGTAAAAACAATGAGTCGTGTTGCTGTTGAGATTGAAAAGCACCTTAACCCAGAAGAAGAGATTAGCTACATTCGAGTAAATAATGAGATAACTGCGCAACTTGCACGTTCGGCGGTTAAGGCCTCATTGAGTTTGCCTATTAAAGCAGTGATTATAGATACAAATACAGGTCGTACAGGTAGATATATGGCCGCATTTAGGGGGAAGTTGCCCGTATTTGCAAAATGCTATAAAAAACGCGTTGTGCGCGAGCTTGCCCTTTCTTATGGTGTTTACTCAGAGTATTTCTCTCCTCGCGAAAGTCGAGACGAGTTTATTCGAGATGCAGTAAAGATCGTTAGCGATAAGGGAAAGTTTAATCCAGAAGATTTGATTATTGTTGTAGGCGGAAGCTTCGGAAAAAATAGTGGGGCTTCTTTTATGGAGATTTCGAACGTAAAGAATATGACAGGAGGAGAATAA
- the xerD gene encoding site-specific tyrosine recombinase XerD produces MEWINYKTDYLNFLRLEKSLSENSLMAYERDFNKLSSFVEKNYPKLPPTAVSQQHLEEFLASLYDDGLNARSQARVLSSIKGFYKFLMLEDEIEEDPTELIQGPKLDRKLPHVLSVEEIDLLINAIDLSKLEGSRNRAILETLYSCGLRVSEAINLRLSDLFFKEEYIRIIGKGDKERLVPINQKAIGYIEKYLVDRSRLNINPKSENILFLNRRGNQLTRVMVFTIIKDLSRKVGLNKKISPHTFRHSFASHLFERGADLKVIQELLGHETIITTEIYTHLEKEHLREVLLMHHPRAVAP; encoded by the coding sequence ATGGAATGGATCAATTACAAAACCGACTATTTGAATTTCCTACGGTTGGAAAAGTCGCTCTCTGAAAATTCTTTAATGGCCTACGAAAGAGACTTCAACAAGCTGAGTTCTTTCGTGGAAAAGAACTATCCAAAACTACCTCCAACGGCAGTCAGCCAACAGCACCTCGAAGAATTTTTAGCGTCGCTATACGACGATGGTCTAAACGCTCGCTCTCAGGCAAGAGTTTTGAGCAGCATTAAAGGCTTCTACAAGTTTCTTATGCTAGAAGATGAAATTGAAGAAGATCCAACCGAGCTTATTCAAGGTCCAAAATTAGACAGAAAACTCCCCCATGTTCTTTCAGTCGAAGAAATAGATCTCCTTATTAACGCCATAGACCTTAGCAAGCTTGAAGGATCACGAAATAGGGCGATACTCGAAACGCTATACAGCTGTGGCCTACGCGTATCGGAAGCCATCAACCTTCGCCTTAGCGACTTATTCTTTAAGGAAGAGTACATCAGAATAATAGGAAAAGGAGACAAAGAACGCCTTGTCCCCATCAACCAAAAAGCAATAGGATACATAGAAAAGTACCTTGTAGACCGAAGTAGGCTAAACATAAACCCAAAATCGGAGAATATACTCTTCCTAAACCGGCGGGGAAATCAGCTTACCAGAGTTATGGTGTTTACCATTATTAAGGATCTAAGCCGAAAAGTTGGGTTAAACAAAAAGATAAGCCCTCACACCTTTCGTCATTCATTCGCATCCCACCTTTTTGAAAGAGGGGCCGATTTAAAAGTAATCCAAGAACTTCTTGGTCACGAAACCATTATTACAACCGAAATTTACACACATCTCGAAAAAGAGCATTTACGCGAAGTACTGCTAATGCATCACCCTCGAGCAGTTGCGCCATAA
- the ppdK gene encoding pyruvate, phosphate dikinase produces MSQVKRVYTFGNKQAEGNGKMRELLGGKGANLAEMNLIGMPVPPGFTITTEVCTEYYKLGKDQVVELLKPEVEKAVKYVEEIMGVKFGNNEDPLLLSVRSGSRASMPGMMDTILNLGLNDEAVAGIAKKSGNERFAWDSYRRFVQMYGDVVLGMKPASKEEEDPFEVIIHTLKEEKGVHNDTDLTTEDLKDLVKRFKAAVKEVTGHDFPTSPWEQLWGAVCSVFDSWMNERAILYRQLNKIPEEWGTAVNVQAMVFGNMGETSATGVCFSRDSSTGENLFNGEYLVNAQGEDVVAGIRTPQEITIIGSQRWAERKGMSEAERKATFPSLEEVMPAAYKELFDIQKKMDTYFKDMQDMEFTIQDGKLWMLQTRAGKRTGAAMVKIAMDMLREGLITEEEAILRVEPNKLDELLHPVFDKAAIKSAKTISRGLPASPGAATGQIVFFADDAEAWANQGKETILVRIETSPEDLKGMNVANGILTARGGMTSHAAVVARGMGKCCVSGASNLKIDYKARTLEIDGKVYNEGDFISLNGTTGEVYEGKVATQKPELSGDFGEIMKLADKYAKMLVRTNADTPHDAKVAREFGAQGIGLCRTEHMFFEGDRIKSVREMILANDEAGRRKALAKLLPIQREDFEGLFEVMAGLAVTVRLLDPPLHEFVPHEEKQQREMAAELGITFEEVREKVHSLAEVNPMLGHRGCRLGNTYPEITEMQARAIIEAALNLKKKGVDAAKVEIMVPLVGNVKELEYQKDIIETTIAKVFEEYGDTVEYTIGTMIEVPRAAVTADEIAKVAQFFSFGTNDLTQMTLGFSRDDIGKFLPEYLKRGILKVDPFEVLDQDGVGQLVKGAVAKGRSTRENLKCGICGEHGGEPSSVEFCHFAGLNYVSCSPYRVPIARLAAAQAAIKESKMK; encoded by the coding sequence ATGTCACAAGTAAAACGCGTGTATACCTTCGGAAACAAGCAAGCCGAAGGTAATGGTAAGATGCGTGAGCTTCTTGGCGGTAAAGGTGCTAACCTTGCCGAAATGAACCTCATCGGCATGCCAGTTCCTCCCGGATTCACCATCACTACTGAAGTATGTACAGAGTACTACAAGCTAGGTAAGGACCAAGTTGTAGAACTTCTTAAGCCAGAAGTAGAGAAAGCAGTTAAGTACGTTGAAGAAATTATGGGCGTTAAGTTTGGTAATAACGAAGACCCTCTTCTTCTTTCAGTACGCTCTGGTTCTCGCGCTTCTATGCCAGGTATGATGGATACCATTCTGAACCTAGGCTTGAACGACGAGGCGGTTGCTGGTATTGCTAAGAAGAGCGGCAACGAAAGATTTGCTTGGGACTCATACCGTCGTTTCGTACAAATGTACGGTGACGTAGTACTTGGTATGAAGCCAGCTTCTAAGGAAGAAGAAGATCCATTCGAAGTTATCATCCACACCCTTAAAGAAGAAAAGGGCGTTCATAACGATACAGACCTTACTACCGAAGACCTCAAGGACCTTGTAAAGCGCTTTAAGGCAGCCGTTAAGGAAGTTACTGGACACGATTTCCCAACATCTCCATGGGAGCAGCTTTGGGGTGCCGTTTGCTCGGTATTCGACAGCTGGATGAACGAGCGTGCTATCCTTTACCGTCAGCTTAACAAGATCCCAGAAGAATGGGGTACTGCAGTTAACGTTCAAGCGATGGTATTCGGTAACATGGGCGAAACCTCTGCTACTGGTGTATGTTTCTCTCGCGACTCAAGCACTGGCGAAAACCTATTTAACGGTGAGTACCTAGTTAACGCACAAGGCGAAGACGTAGTTGCAGGTATCCGTACCCCACAAGAAATCACCATCATCGGTTCACAACGTTGGGCTGAGCGTAAGGGCATGTCTGAAGCAGAAAGAAAGGCAACTTTCCCTTCTCTTGAAGAGGTTATGCCAGCTGCTTACAAGGAACTATTCGATATCCAGAAGAAGATGGACACCTACTTCAAGGATATGCAAGATATGGAGTTCACCATCCAAGATGGTAAACTTTGGATGCTTCAAACCCGTGCTGGAAAGCGTACTGGTGCTGCTATGGTTAAGATCGCCATGGACATGCTTCGCGAAGGTCTTATCACCGAAGAAGAAGCCATTCTACGCGTTGAGCCAAACAAGCTAGACGAGCTACTCCACCCAGTATTCGATAAGGCTGCTATCAAGAGCGCAAAGACGATTTCTCGTGGTCTTCCAGCTTCTCCAGGTGCAGCTACCGGCCAAATCGTTTTCTTTGCTGATGACGCTGAGGCTTGGGCTAACCAAGGAAAGGAAACCATCCTTGTTCGTATCGAAACCTCTCCAGAAGACCTTAAGGGTATGAACGTTGCTAACGGTATCCTTACCGCTCGTGGTGGTATGACCTCTCACGCTGCCGTTGTGGCTCGTGGTATGGGTAAGTGCTGCGTATCGGGTGCTAGCAACCTTAAGATCGACTACAAGGCTCGCACTCTAGAAATCGACGGAAAGGTTTACAACGAAGGAGACTTTATCTCGCTAAACGGTACCACCGGTGAAGTTTACGAAGGTAAGGTTGCTACCCAAAAGCCAGAGCTTAGCGGTGACTTCGGCGAAATTATGAAGCTTGCCGACAAGTACGCTAAGATGCTTGTTAGAACCAACGCTGATACCCCACACGATGCTAAGGTGGCACGCGAGTTCGGCGCTCAAGGTATTGGCCTTTGCCGTACCGAGCACATGTTCTTCGAAGGCGACCGCATCAAGAGCGTTCGCGAGATGATTCTTGCTAACGATGAGGCTGGCCGTCGTAAGGCGCTTGCTAAGCTTCTTCCTATCCAACGCGAAGACTTCGAAGGCCTATTCGAAGTTATGGCTGGTCTTGCCGTAACCGTACGTCTACTTGACCCACCATTGCACGAGTTCGTTCCTCACGAAGAAAAGCAACAGCGCGAAATGGCTGCTGAGCTTGGCATCACCTTCGAGGAAGTACGCGAAAAAGTACACAGCCTTGCTGAGGTTAACCCAATGCTTGGACACCGTGGCTGCCGCCTAGGTAACACCTACCCAGAAATCACCGAGATGCAAGCTCGCGCTATCATCGAGGCTGCTCTTAACCTTAAGAAGAAGGGCGTTGATGCTGCTAAGGTAGAAATCATGGTTCCTCTTGTTGGTAACGTTAAGGAGCTTGAGTACCAAAAGGACATCATCGAAACCACCATCGCTAAGGTATTCGAAGAGTACGGTGATACAGTTGAGTACACCATTGGTACCATGATCGAGGTTCCTCGTGCTGCTGTAACCGCTGACGAGATTGCTAAGGTTGCTCAGTTCTTCTCATTCGGAACCAACGACCTTACCCAGATGACCCTTGGTTTCTCTCGCGACGATATCGGTAAGTTCCTTCCTGAATATCTTAAGAGAGGTATCCTTAAGGTTGATCCATTCGAAGTACTCGACCAAGACGGCGTAGGCCAACTTGTTAAGGGTGCTGTTGCTAAGGGTCGTAGCACTCGCGAAAACCTTAAGTGCGGTATCTGCGGTGAGCACGGTGGAGAGCCATCATCAGTTGAATTCTGCCACTTCGCAGGACTTAACTACGTTTCTTGCTCGCCATACCGTGTGCCAATCGCTCGCCTAGCTGCTGCTCAAGCTGCTATCAAGGAAAGCAAAATGAAGTAG
- a CDS encoding heavy metal translocating P-type ATPase — MLQASINIGTSISLIAADSLDEQFAAAGLTEININAASGVLTFGYKDGPSLRNAIELLKRNSINIEVKKEVFPITGMSCASCAASAQTMLSSAEGVVEASVNIANESGLVEYAPALTSPTELRKVLQQVGFDLIIEEDKAAQEEEVAQQQRAHLKQLRRQTVGAIAFSIPTAAIGMLWMEWRFANVTMWLLSTPVLLIFGRQFFVNAWRQARHRKANMDTLVAISTFTSYAFSVFNTLLPDVWLRQGLEAHVYFEASAVIISFILLGRLLEERAKSSTSSAIKKLIGLQPNTVVRINENGEEEKIPISKVLKGDKLISKPGEKIAVDGRVASGSSFVDESMITGEPIASEKYEGEPVYAGTINQNSYLTYIAEKIGGETVLSQIVKKVQEAQGSKAPVQQLVDKIAGIFVPVVMAIALASFGFWMVLGSDNAVSMAILSFVTVLVIACPCALGLATPTAIMVAMGKGAQRGILIKDAESLEMAKKVSVVLLDKTGTITLGDVKVDSIEWASEANISQLSSALYSIEKRSNHPLANAVAAYLEGQSEATDISEFESITGRGVKATIAAKNYYIGNLQLIEEQRIPISDRMTEAFEYHSDKGRTVVLFAHQDGVVAAIALSDQLKPTSADAIRRLRERGIEVVMLTGDADRVAQAVAKQAGVSSYRSQLLPSDKSDFVKQLQAEGKVVAMVGDGINDAEALAQANVSIAMGKGTDVAMSVAKITIISSDLTKVAEAITLSSITTRAIRQNLFWAFIYNVVGIPIAAGALFPLTGFMLNPMVASAAMALSSVSVVSNSLRIRSHKI; from the coding sequence ATGCTACAAGCATCAATCAACATAGGAACTAGCATCAGCCTCATTGCTGCCGATTCGCTAGATGAGCAGTTTGCCGCTGCGGGGCTAACCGAGATCAACATAAATGCGGCAAGCGGAGTGCTGACGTTTGGCTATAAGGATGGTCCTTCGCTGAGAAATGCTATCGAGTTACTGAAACGCAATAGCATCAATATAGAGGTAAAAAAAGAGGTATTCCCCATTACTGGCATGAGCTGCGCCTCATGCGCGGCCAGCGCCCAGACGATGCTATCCTCAGCCGAAGGCGTGGTGGAGGCATCGGTAAACATCGCCAACGAATCGGGGCTAGTGGAGTACGCTCCAGCACTAACCTCCCCTACCGAACTCCGAAAGGTGCTCCAGCAGGTGGGCTTCGACCTCATCATCGAAGAGGATAAGGCTGCGCAGGAAGAGGAAGTGGCGCAACAGCAGCGGGCACACCTAAAGCAGCTCCGAAGACAAACCGTTGGGGCCATCGCCTTTTCTATCCCAACAGCAGCCATTGGCATGCTTTGGATGGAGTGGCGCTTTGCCAACGTTACCATGTGGCTGCTCTCGACTCCGGTTCTGCTCATCTTCGGGCGCCAGTTCTTCGTAAACGCCTGGCGGCAGGCTCGGCATCGAAAGGCAAACATGGACACGCTTGTGGCCATCAGCACCTTTACGTCCTACGCCTTCAGCGTTTTCAACACGCTGCTCCCCGACGTATGGCTACGTCAAGGGCTTGAGGCGCACGTCTACTTCGAGGCATCGGCCGTAATCATCTCGTTCATCCTGCTAGGCCGACTTCTCGAGGAGCGCGCCAAGAGCAGCACCTCGTCAGCCATCAAGAAGCTGATAGGGCTACAGCCCAACACAGTTGTCCGCATCAACGAGAATGGAGAAGAAGAGAAAATTCCCATATCCAAAGTGCTTAAAGGTGATAAGCTGATTTCCAAGCCGGGAGAAAAGATTGCCGTTGACGGAAGGGTTGCCTCCGGCAGCTCGTTCGTGGACGAGAGCATGATTACCGGCGAGCCCATCGCCTCTGAAAAGTACGAAGGCGAACCCGTTTACGCGGGCACCATTAACCAGAACAGCTACCTTACCTATATAGCCGAAAAAATTGGAGGAGAGACCGTTCTATCTCAAATCGTAAAAAAGGTGCAGGAGGCGCAGGGAAGCAAGGCTCCCGTGCAGCAGCTGGTGGATAAGATTGCAGGCATCTTTGTTCCCGTGGTGATGGCGATTGCCCTCGCTAGCTTTGGCTTCTGGATGGTGCTTGGCTCCGACAATGCCGTGTCGATGGCCATCCTATCGTTTGTAACCGTGCTGGTTATTGCCTGCCCCTGTGCGCTAGGGCTGGCAACACCAACGGCCATCATGGTTGCCATGGGCAAGGGAGCCCAGCGCGGGATCTTGATCAAGGATGCCGAAAGCCTTGAGATGGCAAAAAAAGTAAGCGTTGTTCTCCTCGACAAGACAGGCACAATTACCCTAGGAGATGTAAAAGTCGACAGCATTGAGTGGGCCAGCGAGGCCAATATTAGCCAACTCTCGTCGGCACTCTACAGCATAGAGAAACGCTCTAACCATCCGCTGGCAAACGCCGTAGCGGCCTATCTCGAAGGTCAGAGCGAGGCTACTGACATTTCGGAATTCGAAAGCATCACAGGACGTGGGGTAAAGGCTACTATTGCCGCCAAGAACTACTACATAGGCAATCTACAGCTAATCGAAGAACAGCGTATTCCTATTTCGGATAGGATGACAGAGGCCTTCGAGTACCATTCGGACAAGGGGCGCACAGTAGTCCTTTTCGCCCATCAGGATGGCGTTGTGGCAGCCATAGCGCTATCCGATCAGCTAAAGCCCACCTCAGCAGACGCCATACGAAGGCTCCGAGAGAGAGGAATCGAAGTGGTAATGCTCACCGGCGATGCCGATAGGGTTGCACAGGCAGTTGCCAAGCAGGCTGGTGTTAGCAGCTACAGAAGCCAGCTGCTCCCATCCGACAAGTCGGATTTCGTAAAGCAGCTACAGGCCGAAGGGAAAGTGGTGGCAATGGTTGGCGATGGCATAAACGATGCCGAAGCGCTAGCCCAAGCCAACGTCAGCATCGCCATGGGCAAGGGGACCGACGTTGCCATGTCGGTGGCCAAGATCACCATCATCTCCTCCGACCTGACAAAGGTAGCAGAGGCCATAACCCTCTCCTCCATCACCACCCGCGCTATCAGACAGAACCTATTCTGGGCGTTTATCTACAACGTTGTAGGCATTCCGATAGCTGCAGGAGCGCTATTCCCGCTAACGGGATTCATGCTCAACCCAATGGTGGCAAGCGCAGCCATGGCGCTCAGTTCCGTATCGGTAGTATCGAATAGCCTTCGAATTCGTTCGCACAAAATCTAG
- a CDS encoding heavy-metal-associated domain-containing protein: MTKFEFKTTINCGGCLAKVKPVLDANSSIKSWKVDTSTPEKVLTVETDSATPEQIIEALSKIGYKAELK; the protein is encoded by the coding sequence ATGACCAAGTTTGAGTTTAAGACAACAATTAACTGCGGCGGATGCCTGGCAAAGGTAAAGCCAGTACTCGACGCCAACAGCAGCATAAAAAGCTGGAAAGTCGACACATCGACACCCGAAAAGGTACTAACCGTGGAAACCGACAGTGCAACGCCCGAGCAAATCATCGAAGCGCTGTCCAAAATTGGGTATAAAGCAGAGCTTAAATAA
- a CDS encoding arsinothricin resistance N-acetyltransferase ArsN1 family B, with protein sequence MIRPATSADASAICSIYNHYIENTVITFEENPLTEDEMAERIRAYSEKYAYIVYEEDGEVIGYAYGSSWRTRRAYRFSTETTVYLKDGAAGKGIGSLLYSELIERLKGKGFHSLIGCITLPNEKSVRLHEKMGFKKVAHFHEAGWKFDQWLDVGFWELLV encoded by the coding sequence ATGATACGACCAGCAACATCCGCAGATGCCTCCGCCATCTGCAGCATTTACAACCATTACATAGAAAATACGGTAATTACCTTCGAGGAAAATCCCCTTACCGAAGACGAGATGGCCGAACGAATACGAGCATACAGCGAGAAGTACGCCTACATCGTGTACGAAGAGGATGGAGAGGTGATTGGATATGCTTACGGTTCTAGTTGGAGAACACGTAGGGCTTACAGATTCAGCACCGAGACCACCGTTTACCTAAAGGATGGAGCAGCCGGAAAAGGAATCGGCTCTTTACTCTACTCCGAGCTTATTGAAAGGCTAAAGGGAAAAGGCTTCCATTCACTGATAGGCTGCATAACCCTACCAAACGAAAAGAGCGTGAGGCTCCACGAGAAGATGGGCTTTAAAAAAGTAGCCCACTTCCACGAAGCGGGCTGGAAATTCGATCAATGGCTCGATGTTGGATTTTGGGAGTTACTTGTTTAA
- the mce gene encoding methylmalonyl-CoA epimerase, with product MKLSHIEHIGIAVKDLATAIPYYEKVLGLTCYNVEEVKDQKVKTAFFMIGQTKIELLESTDPEGPIGKFIEKKGEGVHHIAFAVEGIENALEFAAEQGVQLIDKAPRKGAEGLSIAFLHPKSTMGVLTELCEDKNK from the coding sequence ATGAAACTTTCGCATATCGAGCACATCGGGATTGCTGTTAAGGATTTAGCAACTGCAATACCTTACTACGAAAAGGTTTTAGGTCTAACCTGCTACAATGTTGAGGAGGTTAAGGACCAAAAGGTTAAGACTGCCTTTTTCATGATCGGACAAACCAAAATCGAGCTTCTTGAGTCGACCGATCCAGAAGGACCAATTGGTAAGTTTATTGAGAAGAAAGGCGAAGGCGTTCACCACATTGCATTTGCGGTAGAAGGTATCGAAAATGCTCTAGAATTTGCAGCAGAGCAAGGCGTACAGCTAATTGACAAGGCTCCTCGTAAGGGTGCTGAAGGCCTAAGCATTGCATTCCTACACCCAAAATCAACCATGGGCGTGCTTACCGAACTTTGCGAAGACAAGAATAAGTAG
- a CDS encoding acyl-CoA carboxylase subunit beta, producing the protein MTQHEKIQELLKLREEAKLGGGQKRIDSQHKKGKYTARERIDMLLDEKSFEEFDMFVSHRCIDFGLEKETYLSDGVVTGYGTIDGRLVYVFSQDFTVFGGSLSEMFAAKICKVMDMAMKTGAPVIGINDSGGARIQEGVKALGGYADIFQRNIMASGVIPQISAMFGPCAGGAVYSPALTDFNIMTKGTSYMFVTGPKVVKTVTGEDVTQEQLGGASIHATKSGVAHFVAENEEEGIMLIRKLLSYLPQNNLEEAPLKLTADPINRIEERLNEIIPDNPNKPYDVKEIIHLLVDDKEFLEVHRDYAPNIICGFARFNGMSVGVVANQPMYLAGVLDINASRKAARFVRFCDAFNIPLVTLVDVPGFLPGTAQEYGGIILHGAKLLFAYGEATVPKVTIILRKAYGGAYDVMSSKHLRGDINYAWPGAEIAVMGPKGAIEVLLSREIGSIEDEKAKVQFLLEKEQEYRDKFANPYVAAKFGYIDDVIEPKNTRFRIARALQSLATKKDVNPPKKHSNIPL; encoded by the coding sequence ATGACCCAACACGAAAAAATCCAAGAGCTACTCAAGCTTCGCGAAGAGGCTAAGCTTGGTGGTGGACAAAAGAGAATTGATTCTCAACACAAGAAGGGCAAGTACACTGCTCGCGAGCGTATCGACATGCTTCTTGACGAAAAGAGCTTCGAAGAGTTCGACATGTTCGTTAGCCACAGATGTATTGATTTCGGCCTAGAAAAAGAAACTTACCTATCTGACGGCGTTGTTACCGGTTATGGTACCATCGACGGACGACTTGTTTATGTTTTCTCGCAAGACTTTACCGTATTCGGAGGATCGCTATCCGAAATGTTTGCAGCAAAGATCTGCAAGGTTATGGATATGGCTATGAAGACTGGCGCTCCTGTTATCGGTATCAACGACTCGGGTGGTGCTCGTATTCAAGAAGGGGTTAAGGCTCTTGGTGGCTACGCAGATATCTTCCAGCGTAACATTATGGCCTCTGGAGTAATTCCTCAAATCTCTGCAATGTTTGGTCCATGTGCTGGTGGTGCAGTATACTCTCCTGCGCTTACCGACTTCAACATTATGACCAAGGGAACCAGCTACATGTTCGTAACCGGACCAAAGGTTGTTAAGACCGTAACCGGCGAAGATGTAACACAAGAGCAACTTGGTGGTGCTAGCATCCATGCAACTAAGTCGGGTGTTGCTCACTTTGTAGCAGAAAACGAAGAAGAAGGTATCATGCTTATCCGTAAGCTGCTTAGCTACCTTCCTCAGAACAACCTCGAAGAGGCACCTCTTAAGCTTACTGCCGATCCAATCAACCGTATCGAAGAGCGCCTAAACGAGATCATTCCTGACAATCCTAACAAACCTTACGACGTTAAGGAAATCATCCACCTACTGGTAGACGATAAGGAATTCCTAGAGGTACACCGCGACTACGCTCCAAACATCATCTGCGGATTTGCCCGTTTCAACGGCATGTCGGTAGGGGTTGTTGCTAACCAGCCAATGTACCTAGCAGGTGTGCTTGACATTAACGCTTCGCGTAAGGCAGCTCGCTTTGTTCGCTTCTGCGACGCCTTCAACATTCCATTGGTAACCCTTGTTGACGTTCCTGGATTCCTTCCTGGTACTGCTCAAGAGTACGGTGGTATCATCCTTCACGGTGCTAAGCTTCTATTCGCTTACGGCGAAGCTACTGTACCAAAGGTTACCATCATCCTCCGCAAGGCTTACGGTGGTGCATACGACGTAATGAGCTCTAAGCACCTTCGTGGCGACATCAACTACGCTTGGCCAGGTGCTGAGATCGCAGTTATGGGACCTAAGGGCGCCATCGAAGTTCTTCTTAGCCGCGAAATTGGCAGCATTGAAGACGAGAAGGCTAAAGTTCAATTCCTCCTTGAGAAGGAACAGGAATATCGCGACAAGTTTGCCAACCCATACGTGGCTGCCAAGTTTGGCTACATCGACGATGTAATCGAGCCTAAGAACACCCGTTTCCGTATTGCTCGTGCACTTCAGTCGCTTGCTACTAAGAAGGATGTGAATCCACCTAAGAAGCACTCGAATATTCCATTGTAA